Genomic window (Spirosoma sp. KCTC 42546):
AACCCAAAAGAAACATATAAAAATTATTACGCCAAATTCTGAAATAAAAAAAACCCACCTCATATTCATATGATTTGCTCTTGTTCCAGATAATTGCTTCTCATAATATGGCAAATCTTCAAAATATACAGGTGGTAGAAAATTACTATTCCCTGGCCCATAGCCAGTAAAAAAGACTACGGGATGATCAAGAAGAAAGAGAACAACAGGAAGTTCTAAGTCGTATTGAAAAGGCAATCCTAAAATTTCAGCTTTAGGAATGGCAATTAAACTACCATCATACCGCCCTATTGCGCGCTGCGCAAGTAGAGTAAAAGCAATATTACCTTTGTACTCTACAGCTAAATTAATAATTATTTCCTTTATAGCAGAGAAAGTCATAAAGAATAATATTATTGTTGTTATACCTGCTATTATTATGACTCTGACTTGTTCAATATTATTAAATACTAAAAAAACTATTACTGCAATTAAACACTCAACGGTAAAAGTTTGCGACATTGTAAGGACTCCAACAAAAATAGTCAAGGCAACTTTTTTATATTCTCTGGAAGACATGAATAAAGGTAAACTCAGACCTAAAAAAGCAGACAAGTATTTCGGTTCCATGAATAATGCCGAGACTCTCACAAAAACTATTCCATTAGGAAACTGGAACATATAGCCAGATTTATTACCAATCATTTCAGTCAAGAATGGGCTCTTAGTTACTATACATATAACTAATTGTGCTAAAGCAAAATAACATGAAAAAATTGCTATTTTTTTAATTAATTCATAGGTGCCGGCTAAGGATATCTTATCGCGGTCTAAATAAAATTTATAAGCTAATGTAAAGTAGGGCAAAAAGTTCTTAACATAAAAAAACAATGGCTTTGTAAAGAAGTAAGCAAGAGAGTTAGGGATATAGTAAAAAGATCTCTCGGATACTATATAATAACCTATGGCCCATATACTTGATAAAGCAGGAAGTAACAGTAATAATAAATGCTTTTTTCTAACTACCAGCGGTCTAAAAGAGATCAAAAATATTACTTCAAAAAAAAAGTAAAAAGAGATTAAAAAAAAGGCTGTGATAGTTGGCCCAATATACCCTAAACTGTACCCTTGAGTAGAATAACTAATTAGAACTACTTCAACAATATTCAGCTTTTTCTTCTTATAAAGAAACAACAGCCCTATTGTCAATCCTAAAGTTAGGATAGTATTAAAAATTAGAATAATAACACTTTGAGTCGCACTCATTATCTAAATATTGTTGCAAACCTCATTAATATTAATTAAGCTTAAGCAATACTAAAGGTAATATAAAAAATATTATTAAGTATTCTCGTAAACTATTATTTAACTTGATGATTTGTTTCCGATTAGAGCTAATCTTCAAATTTAAGCCATACTCAAAGCCATTTTCTTATAAAAAGATTTTAAATAAATTCAGACTAAAATTTAATTAAAATAGGTGATTTAATGAGCGGTTTTCGAGCATTTGACAATATATTTCTTATACCGTATACATTAAGTTTACAAAGATCAGGCCACTGCACACGTTAGCTATTACAATGTACAGCTCAATTATTTTAGTCAAGATATACCAGCTTATTATTTAGCACTAGTTTTTGAACAAGAGGGTTAGTTAAATAAAAGCTATTGGTAAAAATATATTCAAATTCAATAATCTTTAGGGTTGCCATAATATGACTTCCAAATTTATTTATAAAGAATGGCGCTCTATAGCTAAGCAATGTTCATAAACGTTAATCGTATTCTTTACGGTTTCTTGCCAAGAGAATTGAGTTAAGCGTTTGTAGCCATTAAGAACTAAGTTGGTCCGTACCTCGTCGTCCAGAATAATTTTTTCAATTCCATTAGCCATCGAATCTCCATCGGTTGGATCAATATATAAAGCCGCATTTCCAGCAACTTCAGGTAGAGAGCTTCGATCACTTACTACACATGGGCAACCAGATGCAAATGCTTCTAAAATAGGTATACCAAAGCCTTCATACAGCGACGGAAACGCAAATGCTATTGCATTCTGATATAATGCCTGTAGTTCATAATCATTTATTATTGATCTGTATTCTAATAGTTCACCTATATTTAGTGAGTGAGCTAAGTTAATCTCTTCCTTTATAAAAGGTCCACCACCAGCACAAATAAGTTTGACTTTATAACGTTTCAGTACAGGGCAAATAGCCTTTAGAAAGGTCATAAAATTCTTATAGTAATCCCTTTTCCCCACAAATAATATATATGGTACATCTTGGCTTATATAGTCTAGTTTGGGAAATATTGTAGGCAAAGAACTACCCAAATAAACAACATCAACTTTATTGGGATCAATATTTAGCAATTCAACTATATCATTTTTAGTACTTTCAGAAATAGCAATTACTCTACTAGCTAATTTAGCCATTTTTTTTTTTTGATTCATAAGTCTTTGATCATAGCCAAGTTCGGGAAATTGATTGGCAAAGAGCTCATGAATCATATCAAAAAAAGTAACAACAAACGGCTTACCTTTTAAGTAAGGAGCAAAGTATGGGTGATAATAGGTGGCATGGAAAATATCAAAAGGCCTACTTTGCAATTGAGCTAAACTATTTAATGTATTTGCACCATAAAGAATATGTTTCTTTCCAGGAGTGTGTATTTTTGGAAAAAACTTACTTGCCTTTATACCAACTTCATCTAAATGTACAGTATTAGAAAATAATATTGACAAATAAGCCTGATGGGCACTATGTGTATTTATACCTGAAATTAATTCAGCAAAATAGCGAGGTATACCACCAAAGTTATGTCTAGAAAAGGTCTGATGGTCAAAAAATATAGTCATAAATTGGTCTTAGCTTAAGCTCATTGGCTTAATTAAGTGATAAACTATTAACATTCATAATAGTCATTAAAGTAAGTTTGACGCTATATGCATCTACAAATTTAATGAGTTTATTGTATTAGCCATAGATTGTGCAGATTTGTGAGCATTAAAATATTTTACTCTATCTTTACCTTTCTCTCTCAAGCGCTGTGCTAATGACTCATCATACAAAACTTTCTCAATACCTTCTCGAATGCTTCTTATACTATAAGGATCAACATATTCACTAGCCTCTCCACAAACTTCTGGCAAGCTTGTTGTGTTTGATACCAAAGTAGGACAACCACATGCCATAGCTTCCAAAGGAGGTAAACCAAAGCCTTCAAAGAAAGATGGGTAAACAAAAATCTTGGCATTTTTATACAAACCTATTAATTCTTCATCGCTTATATAACCTGTAAAAACAATTGAGTCATCATTTTCTATAAGTTCTTTTAAATTATTATTAGCAAATACTTTACCCTCTACTCCTACAATAACTAATTTGGTATCCACTAAATTGGCTTCTTTAAAAGCCTGAATTAGGCTAGGAAAGTTTTTACGTGGATCTAGGGATGATACAGCTAAAATATATTTACCATATATATTCTTTTTAACTGTAGGATAATTTTTCAGAAATACATTTGGCACATTAGGGTATACCAGATCAATTTTCTCTAGAGAAATTCTAAAGGTTTTAGAAATATCCTGTTTAGAGTATTCACTTATTGTTACTATTCGCTTTGCATTAGCTGCAATTCTAGGAATGATTAAATTATATAGAAAAGCATATTTTCTTGAAAACCATTCTGGGTGGTGGTAAAAAGATAAATCTAATATTGAAACTAAATTGTTATTATAGAATAATGGGGCAATGTTACACAGATTTATCAATAAGGGATTACCATTCTTCCGCAAAAAAAAAGGCAATTCTATCTGTTCCCAAAATAATCCATTTTTAGATCTACCTGTTATTTGTACATTCAACTTATCTGCAATGTCTTTGTGTAAAATTCGATCTGGAGCTAAGTAAATTAAACTTGGTAGATATTTTCCTAGTTCAAGACTTAATTCGATAGCAAATCGTTGAGTACCGGCAATAGGCTGA
Coding sequences:
- a CDS encoding glycosyltransferase family 1 protein, with the translated sequence MKKEIFVNARFLTQPIAGTQRFAIELSLELGKYLPSLIYLAPDRILHKDIADKLNVQITGRSKNGLFWEQIELPFFLRKNGNPLLINLCNIAPLFYNNNLVSILDLSFYHHPEWFSRKYAFLYNLIIPRIAANAKRIVTISEYSKQDISKTFRISLEKIDLVYPNVPNVFLKNYPTVKKNIYGKYILAVSSLDPRKNFPSLIQAFKEANLVDTKLVIVGVEGKVFANNNLKELIENDDSIVFTGYISDEELIGLYKNAKIFVYPSFFEGFGLPPLEAMACGCPTLVSNTTSLPEVCGEASEYVDPYSIRSIREGIEKVLYDESLAQRLREKGKDRVKYFNAHKSAQSMANTINSLNL
- a CDS encoding glycosyltransferase family 1 protein, giving the protein MTIFFDHQTFSRHNFGGIPRYFAELISGINTHSAHQAYLSILFSNTVHLDEVGIKASKFFPKIHTPGKKHILYGANTLNSLAQLQSRPFDIFHATYYHPYFAPYLKGKPFVVTFFDMIHELFANQFPELGYDQRLMNQKKKMAKLASRVIAISESTKNDIVELLNIDPNKVDVVYLGSSLPTIFPKLDYISQDVPYILFVGKRDYYKNFMTFLKAICPVLKRYKVKLICAGGGPFIKEEINLAHSLNIGELLEYRSIINDYELQALYQNAIAFAFPSLYEGFGIPILEAFASGCPCVVSDRSSLPEVAGNAALYIDPTDGDSMANGIEKIILDDEVRTNLVLNGYKRLTQFSWQETVKNTINVYEHCLAIERHSL